A single Parachlamydiales bacterium DNA region contains:
- the glgB gene encoding 1,4-alpha-glucan branching protein GlgB, with protein sequence MHPSPFLTMDISFLETGSTDPHSILGLHILGQNPHSKVIRIWRPGAKEVFITIRGVPQTLACVNPAGLFELEVSADIQPGDYQIWHNSSLSARDPYSFTPSLGETDRYLFNKGVHYRLYDVLGAKLATHEGVRGVRFAVWAPSASRVALVADFNHWDGRVNPMRPWGNSGIWELFVPGLREGEKYKFEIRDQQGNIQIKSDPFAFQSEMRPSTASIVADVNKFLWEDYAWLEKRYHEKNTPKPMNIYEVHLGSWKTHNGHFKNYRELAVELADYCTEMGFTHIELMPILEHPLDESWGYQVSGYYSVTSRYGTPEDFQWFVNHLHLHNIGVLLDWVPGHFPMDDFGLSRFDGTALFEHEDPKQGYHPHWHTHIFNFGRHEVSNFLIANALYWFDVMHIDGLRVDAVASMLYLDYGREEGGWVPNAYGGKENLEAIEFIKHLNSAVHKSFPGILMIAEESTSFTGVTHPVDHGGLGFDYKWNMGWMNDTLSYFNTDMIFRHYHHNNLTFGQLYSYSEKFILVFSHDEVVHGKGSLISKMPGDIWQRFANLRLLYSYMICQPGKKLLFMGGEIAQWNEWWCKREIEWDLLKFPYHSGIQRMVKEINHIYHNESALWERDHDYTGFEWVDFSDTQNSVISYLRKSANSTLLCVHCFTPNMNPHYSINLHNVEHIEQIFNSDASSYGGADNHNTHPKIYSDKIEIVLAPLATVIFRIHWKK encoded by the coding sequence ATGCACCCCTCTCCATTTTTAACTATGGATATTTCATTTCTTGAAACAGGTTCAACCGATCCCCACTCCATCTTGGGATTGCATATCCTTGGTCAAAACCCTCACTCAAAAGTGATCCGTATTTGGAGGCCCGGTGCCAAAGAAGTATTCATAACAATCCGCGGGGTGCCTCAAACGCTTGCCTGTGTTAATCCTGCAGGATTATTTGAATTGGAAGTCTCCGCCGACATTCAACCCGGTGATTACCAAATTTGGCATAACTCATCCCTCTCAGCACGCGATCCTTATTCTTTTACGCCCAGTCTGGGTGAAACAGACCGTTACCTTTTTAATAAAGGTGTACATTATAGACTTTATGATGTCCTCGGAGCTAAGCTTGCTACTCATGAAGGCGTGCGCGGAGTCCGCTTTGCCGTATGGGCTCCTTCCGCTTCCCGCGTGGCATTGGTCGCTGATTTCAACCATTGGGATGGAAGAGTTAATCCGATGCGCCCCTGGGGCAATAGCGGCATCTGGGAGCTTTTTGTGCCCGGCTTGCGTGAAGGTGAAAAATATAAGTTCGAGATCAGGGACCAGCAAGGCAATATCCAAATAAAATCCGATCCGTTTGCATTCCAGAGTGAAATGCGCCCCAGTACAGCTTCAATTGTAGCAGATGTCAACAAGTTCCTTTGGGAAGATTACGCCTGGCTAGAAAAGCGCTATCACGAAAAAAATACACCAAAACCCATGAATATCTATGAAGTGCATCTAGGTTCATGGAAAACACACAATGGCCATTTCAAAAACTACAGGGAATTAGCCGTAGAGCTCGCAGACTATTGTACGGAAATGGGATTCACACATATCGAACTCATGCCTATACTGGAGCACCCTTTAGATGAGTCTTGGGGATATCAAGTCTCCGGATATTACTCCGTCACCTCCCGATATGGCACTCCGGAGGATTTCCAATGGTTTGTCAATCACCTCCATTTGCACAATATCGGTGTCCTTCTAGATTGGGTACCGGGCCATTTCCCAATGGATGATTTTGGATTAAGCCGTTTTGATGGCACGGCCCTCTTTGAACATGAAGATCCCAAGCAGGGCTACCATCCACACTGGCATACCCATATATTCAATTTTGGAAGACACGAAGTTTCAAATTTCCTCATCGCCAACGCCCTCTACTGGTTCGATGTCATGCATATTGACGGCTTGCGTGTGGATGCAGTTGCCTCTATGCTATACCTGGACTACGGACGCGAAGAAGGGGGTTGGGTACCCAATGCCTATGGCGGAAAAGAAAATCTTGAGGCGATCGAATTCATTAAACATTTGAATTCTGCCGTCCATAAATCCTTTCCCGGAATTTTGATGATTGCAGAAGAATCTACCTCTTTTACCGGGGTGACCCACCCTGTAGATCACGGCGGTTTAGGCTTCGATTATAAATGGAACATGGGCTGGATGAATGACACCCTAAGTTATTTTAACACCGATATGATCTTCCGCCATTATCACCACAATAACCTGACTTTTGGACAACTTTACAGCTATTCAGAAAAATTTATCCTCGTCTTTTCGCATGATGAAGTCGTCCACGGAAAAGGCAGCTTGATCAGTAAAATGCCGGGAGACATCTGGCAACGTTTTGCAAATCTTCGTTTACTCTATAGCTACATGATATGCCAACCGGGAAAAAAACTGCTCTTCATGGGGGGAGAAATAGCCCAATGGAACGAGTGGTGGTGCAAACGTGAAATCGAATGGGATCTTTTAAAGTTTCCTTACCACAGCGGCATCCAACGAATGGTCAAAGAGATAAACCATATCTACCATAATGAAAGCGCCCTTTGGGAGCGTGATCACGACTATACAGGATTTGAATGGGTAGACTTTAGTGACACTCAAAATAGTGTCATAAGCTACCTAAGAAAAAGCGCCAACTCCACATTGCTATGCGTACATTGTTTCACGCCTAATATGAATCCACACTATTCTATAAACCTCCATAACGTTGAACATATCGAACAAATCTTCAATAGTGACGCCTCCTCCTATGGAGGGGCCGACAATCATAATACCCATCCAAAAATATATTCAGATAAGATTGAAATAGTCCTAGCTCCACTAGCCACAGTCATCTTTCGCATTCATTGGAAAAAATAA
- the ligA gene encoding NAD-dependent DNA ligase LigA — protein MHRPTSHTEYLALCKEIWSHNRLYYQQHAPQVSDKEYDRLYALLEQCEKDHPEWIFPGSPTQRVAEGLSGAFPTVAHKSPMLSLSNTYNREEVQDFIQRVKKLLEIPDPVFCCELKMDGIAISAKYENGIFVQGTTRGDGKTGDDVTINMRTIQSLPLQLPMDNPPAILEVRGEVFMPHSVFHQANAAKAAQSEELWANPRNAAAGSLKLLDPKEAARRKLSIVFYGLGNTKGLPVKTQSQVHDFLEKCGLPTLALRNHCKTLEEIFDFARKVADARPTLPFDIDGIVIKLDSLEGQQHLGTTAKAPRWAVAYKFAAEQATTKIHAITVQVGRTGVLTPVAELDPVKLAGSTIARATLHNYDEIKRKDIRVGDLVTIEKGGDVIPKVVGVDLSGRGEHSKPWHMPNECPVCGTAVVQVQGEVAVRCPNTKGCPEQQLRRLFHFVSKGGMDIDTLGEKVLEQLIQKGFVQKLPDIYRLNAEQLFQLEGFKQKSVENLLNAIETSKKVPLTRFLLALGIKHVGEGIAELLAEKSATIQGLSALTTQDLLSIDGIGEKVAESVLSFFADSEHREEIDELLSLGVNPIQETRQIQYNPFFQNKTFVITGTLPTLSRQEAIEAIKSRGGKVTDSVTKKTDCLLAGEAAGSKLNKAQLLGIEIIDEKTFLSYC, from the coding sequence ATGCATCGTCCTACATCTCATACAGAATATCTTGCGCTATGCAAAGAAATTTGGAGCCATAACCGCCTCTATTATCAACAGCACGCTCCCCAAGTTAGCGATAAAGAATATGACCGTCTATATGCCCTGCTAGAACAATGCGAAAAAGATCACCCCGAATGGATTTTTCCCGGTTCCCCAACGCAACGTGTTGCCGAGGGCCTTTCCGGAGCTTTTCCTACCGTCGCGCACAAAAGCCCTATGCTCTCTCTCTCCAACACCTACAATAGGGAGGAAGTGCAAGACTTTATCCAAAGAGTGAAAAAGCTTTTAGAAATTCCCGATCCTGTATTTTGCTGTGAATTAAAAATGGATGGTATTGCCATCTCAGCCAAATACGAAAATGGTATTTTTGTTCAAGGCACCACACGCGGCGATGGTAAGACCGGTGACGATGTCACAATTAATATGCGGACGATCCAGTCATTGCCTCTGCAGCTTCCTATGGACAATCCACCCGCTATTCTGGAAGTTAGAGGCGAAGTCTTCATGCCACATTCAGTCTTTCACCAAGCAAATGCCGCTAAAGCTGCTCAAAGTGAAGAACTATGGGCTAACCCCCGTAATGCCGCCGCCGGATCGCTCAAACTTCTTGATCCGAAAGAAGCCGCTCGCCGAAAGCTTTCGATCGTGTTCTACGGTTTAGGCAACACTAAAGGCCTTCCTGTCAAAACTCAATCACAAGTCCACGATTTCCTCGAAAAATGCGGCCTTCCGACGCTAGCACTAAGAAACCATTGTAAAACACTCGAGGAAATCTTTGACTTTGCTCGAAAAGTTGCCGACGCTCGCCCAACTCTCCCTTTCGATATCGATGGCATAGTCATCAAACTCGATTCATTGGAGGGACAACAGCATCTCGGTACTACAGCTAAAGCCCCGCGTTGGGCTGTCGCCTATAAATTCGCTGCTGAACAAGCCACAACAAAAATCCATGCGATAACTGTTCAAGTAGGACGCACCGGCGTGCTGACGCCTGTCGCTGAACTAGACCCCGTTAAGCTGGCCGGCAGCACAATCGCGCGCGCGACTCTCCATAACTACGACGAAATCAAGAGAAAGGATATCCGTGTAGGCGACCTCGTCACAATTGAGAAAGGCGGGGACGTCATCCCCAAAGTCGTAGGTGTAGATCTAAGCGGCAGGGGAGAACACTCAAAACCATGGCATATGCCCAATGAATGCCCCGTATGCGGTACTGCAGTTGTTCAGGTGCAGGGAGAAGTCGCAGTGCGATGTCCCAATACTAAAGGATGCCCGGAACAACAGTTACGCCGGCTTTTCCACTTTGTCAGTAAAGGCGGCATGGATATCGATACTTTAGGAGAAAAGGTTCTTGAACAACTTATCCAAAAAGGTTTTGTACAGAAACTTCCCGATATTTATCGGCTTAATGCAGAACAACTTTTCCAGTTGGAAGGTTTTAAACAAAAATCAGTCGAAAACCTCCTAAACGCTATTGAAACCTCTAAGAAAGTTCCGTTGACCCGTTTCCTTCTTGCTTTAGGCATAAAACATGTAGGGGAGGGAATAGCTGAACTTTTAGCGGAAAAATCTGCCACGATACAAGGATTAAGCGCTTTGACCACCCAAGATCTATTGTCCATAGACGGGATAGGTGAAAAAGTCGCAGAATCCGTCCTCAGCTTCTTTGCAGACTCCGAACATCGTGAAGAAATAGATGAATTATTATCTTTAGGGGTTAATCCAATACAAGAAACACGTCAAATTCAATACAATCCATTTTTTCAAAATAAAACATTTGTAATTACCGGAACTCTACCAACGCTATCGCGACAGGAAGCTATAGAAGCGATTAAGTCCAGGGGTGGCAAAGTGACGGATTCCGTTACTAAAAAAACAGATTGTTTATTAGCAGGTGAAGCGGCAGGTTCAAAGTTAAATAAAGCTCAATTATTAGGAATTGAAATAATTGACGAAAAAACCTTCTTAAGTTACTGTTAA
- the miaB gene encoding tRNA (N6-isopentenyl adenosine(37)-C2)-methylthiotransferase MiaB: protein MRELKKFYVRTYGCQMNELDSEIMAGMLEQRGLEKVDEEEEADLLIFNTCSIRDLAERKVLGKLGRLGRSNKRALIGVTGCMANAKKDSLFQKVPNIDFVLGTNNIHDLNNVLDEVLSTGKQAFRTDDKFTFELDYAATKREDKVKAHISISRGCDKFCTYCVVPYTRGPEVSRAPESIIEECRRLANLGYKEISLLGQNVNSYGKDHPEWNCLFHDLLYRIAPIEGIERIRFMTSHPVDITEELMIALRDIKKMCNFVHFPFQAGSNRVLKKMHRIYTIEQYMEKVRMLKEYLPNVAFGTDVIVGFPTETHEDFLETKKILQEVEFDVAFLFAFSQRKGTPAMRWKETVSEIEKEERLQELMAIQDEIYARKRQAFLGTEVEVLVECVNFRDASMLKGRTTCWKNVLFPGDPSLIGTLQKVKVHSYSHQTLLGELSTPYHVAAQDRGVKMSGLRVINS from the coding sequence ATGAGAGAATTGAAGAAGTTCTATGTCCGCACTTATGGCTGCCAGATGAACGAGTTGGACAGTGAAATTATGGCAGGGATGTTGGAGCAGCGTGGGTTAGAAAAAGTTGACGAAGAGGAAGAAGCGGATCTATTGATATTCAATACCTGTTCTATCCGCGACTTGGCAGAGCGCAAAGTATTGGGGAAATTGGGCCGACTCGGCAGGAGTAATAAGCGTGCATTGATAGGCGTTACAGGATGTATGGCGAATGCAAAGAAAGATTCCTTATTCCAGAAAGTCCCTAACATCGATTTTGTATTAGGAACCAATAATATCCACGATTTGAATAATGTGTTGGATGAGGTCTTGTCGACAGGTAAGCAGGCATTCAGGACAGATGATAAATTTACCTTTGAGTTAGATTATGCTGCGACTAAAAGAGAAGATAAAGTCAAAGCGCATATCTCCATTAGCCGCGGATGCGATAAGTTCTGCACCTATTGCGTTGTGCCATATACACGTGGACCGGAGGTTTCTAGAGCACCCGAAAGCATTATTGAAGAGTGCCGGCGCTTAGCGAATTTAGGATATAAAGAGATCTCGTTACTTGGACAAAACGTTAACAGTTATGGAAAAGACCATCCCGAATGGAATTGCTTATTTCACGATTTATTATACCGCATAGCCCCTATCGAAGGGATTGAGCGTATCCGCTTTATGACAAGCCATCCTGTGGATATCACCGAAGAGTTGATGATAGCATTGCGCGACATAAAGAAGATGTGCAACTTTGTCCACTTCCCCTTTCAAGCAGGTTCCAATAGAGTGCTGAAAAAAATGCACCGTATTTATACGATTGAACAGTATATGGAAAAAGTGCGGATGCTGAAAGAATATTTACCGAATGTCGCCTTTGGAACAGATGTGATTGTAGGTTTTCCTACAGAGACACATGAGGATTTCTTGGAAACAAAGAAAATCCTGCAGGAAGTAGAATTTGACGTAGCCTTTCTGTTTGCGTTTAGTCAGCGTAAAGGCACACCTGCGATGCGTTGGAAGGAGACTGTATCCGAGATAGAGAAAGAAGAGCGCCTGCAGGAGTTGATGGCGATCCAGGACGAGATCTATGCAAGGAAGAGGCAAGCCTTTTTAGGAACAGAGGTAGAAGTCTTAGTGGAATGCGTGAATTTCAGGGATGCGTCTATGCTTAAGGGAAGGACGACTTGCTGGAAAAACGTACTTTTCCCTGGAGATCCCTCCTTAATTGGGACGCTGCAGAAAGTCAAAGTGCATAGTTATTCGCATCAGACCCTTTTAGGTGAGCTGTCGACACCTTATCATGTGGCGGCTCAGGATAGAGGAGTCAAGATGTCGGGGTTAAGAGTCATTAATTCATAG